In one Vulgatibacter incomptus genomic region, the following are encoded:
- a CDS encoding lamin tail domain-containing protein, which produces MKSTAERVEIVDLIATPERVEAGASVEVSWKTKHAESVALTANGAPVELGDSSAEGGAVSVVVEAETVFELTATGKEADDVATHRVTVKLLGDQPEILSFTANPSEVEQGDQTTISWKTHGADTIRLLDGALNDVDVGGQPAAEGSVTVQVSTSTTYKLVALKGEESAEATVVVKVKGAPTATLTGPAQIDHGQSATLRWEATDADSVSIVDDEDRIVVASTTEFSGSIVVSPSFTTTYRLVAVGNGKQAIASAMVAVKPVITTFEATDSAPVAVGAPKSLVWAVGGAREVEISNLSGETSTFTGDEAVQGADSMPVGVDGRFRLVARSGALETSRELTVEILTTPAISSFEAARPILTVDAEGRATATLTWSGVAGATRLRLDGEGIGSIDIGDQGLQGGSVDVVLEADETFTLTASNDSGDVAATATVRLVPEATIVAFGAAPVRVGAGEPFVLSWVTAGAVSIELLRGGELVPTEVDAVASGEVELQIASDSAFELRAYNGAGDFASSVLAVTVGAPVNTSFTATPDHLWVGETAILAWQNLGGTSLSVKRGSVELCATTVLAEVADGTCLATLDQEGRATFTLEVINGAGQRTSASVTVEAGTGPRIASFSVGPAQLLVGTNATISWTTTDDPDGTTPTLALVDDRGGSYSIPEGSEHQGSLPAVLAEVGDYTFTLTASTPSLASTPVSQSKTVTVVGLPAATLVASPVVFDTDVADHVTLSWTSANAASLVLYQLDGSGNPITPALLTVAAGDRSAGSFPVVPARATTYRIVATNALGNSAQAEASVTIAPPEILSFTAEPLEVVAGDQVTFEWTTKMATGTSLSVFESGLTFGESEDSYVDIKANGGTFLPLWQCNSTFETNDQGCATLSFPSGFTFPFGGADRKAMVVYVNGVVSFDLARTGNSYSTTTFPTTSSTYHYAHLAPFWVDLRFLPPSTVGDIWYKLGSDDRGRYLIVQWNHVAFTNQLGDLNFEIVLRETGEFEYRYGSMTDASRANGSTATIGYQTPNQSRYHVISRLSNVPGGLANRSFRYSALPSFEANDSYVWTPSVPGQRTVTLTAFGAGIATASVDVTIHPRATLAVTAPSGEVLEGEDFSLGWTSSNASAVEVLDESGAIRCTAAGDAIASGRCVLSEAVEGVYEYTVRATGALGSEVERVVSVQVYHRFEIEEFTVSESEVDYGTPVTLTWVSVGASEVTLTANGVGLDLGGKSVDGDSIAHTPARQTVYKITFSAADGRTREATRSVTVRTFSDFDLTASSDDVAPGTPVTLSWSGASLVPGQDVTFLAAAPMVPVTSAYVDISADPGATRIIAANVTSDDTWATVNLATAAPGFTFPYFGGTYDKLRVGIKGIVSFDTTLTGSTYYHNQRLPKADDSEGRYGQVALAAYWGDLQTRTNGGVFTKFVRGSDGPDAFIIQYHHMTVWSATTADINLQIVLYADGSMEYRYGSFSNTDAGHTNSTQGAAKTIGYQMPGGMIGYTVHYGGVWTSSPPASGIFPAGISNKAFRWEPMDPGTTSIVVQPSETTDYTVCAIVDGYRECRTVTVRADFSIDSFTTSSAGIDRGQTVDLTWATKGGDALSLKANGVEIANETDVAMAAGSLTHTPTATTTYVLELRNDYLQRTITSTKTVTVTQFELSLTASAPSVDPGGSVTLSWTADMFAGEPVALTTPMTEVLPPFVDISTTGATEIIGASSDSTMADVAFADGFTFNYLGKPYSAVRVSTDGFLTFDATATTAASNSTLPSTGNKKVHLAPFWKDLHTRTNGRVYALATATQVVVQWSHISMNAGSTATAEHDLNFQVVLGADGSFEYRYGTMAGLTAPNTSSNCYPTTCLNEANASSATIGYQEPTGVAGSLLYMGGTSNSANNFPFAGGLSNRSFRFTPFAGSGSVVVNPGDTTGYRICAISGTFIECTDLVTVTSEWKILSFGASASVVEPGQPVTLSWATVGGDDIRLSATVGTTVTPLDVSGQAVGSGSFSATPTAKTTYTFELRSMGRIKTATRTVETRNVAVSLSASTTTALPGEPVTLTWDVTSLGGGTPAMSSNIVVSEVASAYEDITTSGGTLLQNLGLGASTSTGYATVDFSAVGFSFPYFGQIYDRIKVGNQGILSFDTTLDGYRWSNYSLPSTDTNGIKVHFAPFWGDVQTAAAGSAAHPDGGVYAKFVSEPGTVDHYIIQYHHHRIYSATDGATDLNFQVVLFADGAVEYRYGDMLPLTGNNPVLGGSKTIGFQKPGGGWGYNVHYGNSSTTTYPGGFGHRSFRYEPMDPSGSRTVTASKTTTYNLCATEAGYTECKEVTVVVPVAGSAAITELMLDPAGGPAARWFQIRNLEKTPIDLEGWEIVSGEGSHVIAAPVVVPGGGFATFAASGAAGFTPNVTWGSDLALDPAGGSVALKAGSSVVASVTWGPTWTIPHGITLILDPSYHEKGAVSNDAFSRWCRGTASGSPGSLGKGCRFQGYDLDLGQPVPFIDIRQTGVTVDSMKANGVRTTVDLPFSMPIFGTSANRIIVSSTGWISFNASQTLTGGHYFAPTALPRPSTDTPEGPIFAAFWDDLGCSQTGAWDWQYEHRTLGANQVTILQWNNYARCSNTGGTTFQVQLSSNGDMAVVFRDIVAAAGSSAWDVYNGSNAWIGLEGPDRTQPITALYKTVKPLAGRSFRFIKR; this is translated from the coding sequence GTGAAATCCACGGCGGAGCGCGTGGAGATCGTCGATCTGATCGCGACACCCGAGCGTGTGGAGGCTGGCGCCAGCGTCGAGGTCTCTTGGAAGACGAAGCACGCCGAGTCCGTCGCGCTCACGGCCAACGGCGCGCCCGTCGAGCTCGGTGATTCGTCGGCCGAGGGCGGCGCGGTCTCCGTCGTGGTCGAGGCCGAGACGGTCTTCGAGCTCACCGCCACCGGCAAGGAGGCGGACGACGTCGCGACCCATCGGGTCACGGTGAAGCTCCTCGGCGACCAGCCGGAGATCCTCTCGTTCACGGCCAATCCCAGCGAGGTGGAGCAGGGGGATCAGACGACGATCTCCTGGAAGACCCACGGCGCCGACACCATTCGCCTCCTCGACGGCGCGCTGAACGACGTGGATGTCGGCGGGCAGCCGGCGGCAGAGGGCTCCGTGACGGTGCAGGTCTCCACCTCGACGACCTACAAGCTCGTGGCTTTGAAGGGCGAGGAGTCTGCCGAGGCGACCGTGGTCGTGAAGGTGAAGGGTGCGCCCACCGCGACCCTGACCGGCCCGGCGCAGATCGACCATGGCCAGTCGGCGACCCTTCGGTGGGAGGCCACGGACGCGGACTCGGTCTCGATCGTCGACGACGAGGATCGGATCGTCGTCGCGAGCACCACCGAGTTCAGCGGCTCCATCGTCGTCTCTCCGTCCTTCACCACAACCTATCGACTCGTCGCAGTCGGCAACGGCAAACAGGCCATCGCGTCCGCCATGGTCGCGGTGAAGCCCGTCATCACCACCTTCGAAGCCACCGACTCCGCGCCTGTCGCCGTCGGAGCGCCGAAGTCGCTGGTCTGGGCAGTGGGCGGGGCCCGCGAGGTCGAGATCTCCAACCTCTCCGGTGAGACGTCGACCTTCACGGGAGACGAAGCGGTGCAGGGTGCCGACTCGATGCCCGTTGGCGTGGATGGGAGGTTCCGTCTCGTGGCTCGCAGCGGCGCCCTCGAGACCAGCCGGGAGCTCACCGTCGAGATCCTCACCACTCCGGCGATCAGCAGCTTCGAGGCGGCGCGTCCGATCCTGACCGTCGACGCCGAAGGCCGCGCCACCGCCACCCTCACGTGGTCCGGCGTGGCGGGCGCGACGCGGCTGCGGCTCGACGGCGAGGGCATCGGCTCCATCGACATCGGCGATCAGGGCCTCCAGGGAGGCTCCGTGGACGTGGTGCTCGAGGCCGACGAGACCTTCACCCTCACGGCGTCGAACGACTCGGGCGACGTGGCCGCAACCGCGACGGTACGCCTCGTCCCCGAAGCGACGATCGTCGCCTTCGGTGCCGCGCCGGTACGGGTGGGGGCCGGGGAGCCTTTCGTCCTCTCGTGGGTCACCGCCGGCGCCGTCTCGATCGAGCTACTCCGGGGCGGCGAGCTCGTCCCGACCGAGGTCGACGCGGTCGCCTCGGGTGAGGTGGAGCTGCAGATCGCCTCGGATTCGGCATTCGAGCTCCGCGCGTACAACGGGGCGGGCGACTTCGCCTCGAGCGTGCTCGCGGTCACCGTCGGCGCACCTGTGAACACCTCGTTCACCGCGACGCCGGACCACCTCTGGGTGGGTGAAACGGCCATTCTCGCTTGGCAGAACCTCGGCGGGACCTCGCTCTCCGTGAAGCGGGGCAGCGTCGAGCTCTGCGCCACCACTGTACTCGCCGAGGTCGCCGACGGCACCTGCCTCGCCACCCTCGACCAGGAGGGGAGAGCCACCTTCACTCTCGAGGTGATCAACGGGGCAGGGCAGAGGACCTCTGCGTCCGTCACCGTCGAGGCCGGGACGGGCCCGCGGATCGCGTCGTTCTCAGTCGGGCCTGCGCAGCTCCTCGTCGGCACGAACGCGACGATCTCGTGGACCACGACGGACGATCCCGACGGAACCACGCCGACCCTCGCCCTGGTGGACGATCGCGGCGGAAGCTATTCGATCCCGGAGGGAAGCGAGCACCAGGGATCGCTACCGGCCGTCCTCGCCGAGGTAGGTGACTACACCTTCACGCTCACCGCGAGCACGCCGAGCCTTGCCTCCACCCCCGTGAGCCAGTCGAAGACGGTGACCGTCGTCGGCCTTCCGGCCGCCACCCTGGTGGCATCGCCGGTGGTCTTCGACACCGACGTCGCCGACCACGTGACGCTCTCGTGGACCTCTGCGAACGCCGCGTCGCTGGTCCTCTACCAGCTCGACGGCAGCGGGAATCCGATCACGCCGGCGCTCCTCACGGTTGCCGCAGGCGACCGGTCTGCCGGCAGCTTCCCCGTCGTGCCGGCCCGCGCAACGACCTATCGGATCGTGGCGACCAACGCCCTGGGCAACTCGGCGCAGGCCGAGGCCTCGGTGACCATCGCGCCGCCCGAAATCCTGAGCTTCACCGCGGAGCCCCTCGAAGTTGTCGCGGGCGACCAGGTGACGTTCGAGTGGACCACCAAGATGGCCACGGGCACTTCGCTCAGCGTGTTCGAATCCGGGCTCACGTTCGGCGAGTCGGAGGATTCCTACGTCGATATCAAGGCCAACGGCGGGACGTTCCTTCCCCTCTGGCAGTGCAACAGCACCTTCGAAACCAACGACCAGGGGTGCGCGACGCTCTCCTTCCCGTCCGGGTTCACCTTCCCCTTCGGCGGCGCGGATCGCAAGGCGATGGTCGTCTATGTGAACGGTGTGGTGAGCTTCGACCTGGCCCGGACCGGCAACAGCTATTCGACCACCACTTTCCCCACGACGAGCTCGACCTACCACTACGCCCATCTCGCGCCCTTCTGGGTCGATCTGAGGTTCCTGCCCCCCTCCACCGTCGGCGACATCTGGTACAAGCTCGGCTCGGATGACCGGGGCCGGTATCTCATCGTCCAGTGGAACCACGTAGCGTTCACGAACCAGTTGGGCGACCTGAACTTCGAGATCGTCCTCCGGGAGACCGGCGAGTTCGAATACCGGTACGGCTCGATGACGGACGCCTCCCGGGCGAACGGCTCGACCGCGACGATCGGCTACCAGACGCCGAATCAGTCCCGCTACCATGTGATCAGCCGCCTCAGCAACGTCCCGGGCGGCCTCGCGAATCGAAGCTTCCGATACTCGGCCCTTCCGAGCTTCGAGGCGAACGACAGCTACGTGTGGACACCATCGGTGCCCGGCCAGAGGACGGTCACCCTCACGGCGTTCGGGGCCGGGATCGCCACGGCCAGCGTCGACGTCACGATCCATCCGCGGGCCACGCTCGCCGTGACGGCGCCGTCGGGCGAGGTCCTCGAAGGCGAGGACTTCTCGCTCGGCTGGACCTCCTCGAACGCCTCGGCGGTCGAGGTGCTCGACGAGAGCGGCGCGATCCGGTGTACCGCCGCCGGCGACGCGATCGCGTCGGGGCGCTGCGTGCTGAGCGAGGCGGTCGAAGGCGTCTACGAGTACACCGTTCGTGCGACCGGAGCGCTCGGGAGCGAGGTGGAGCGGGTCGTCTCGGTCCAGGTCTACCACCGCTTCGAGATCGAGGAGTTCACGGTAAGTGAATCGGAGGTCGACTACGGCACACCCGTCACCTTGACCTGGGTGTCCGTCGGCGCCTCGGAGGTGACGCTGACGGCGAACGGGGTCGGGCTCGATCTCGGAGGCAAGAGCGTCGACGGCGACAGCATCGCCCACACGCCGGCGCGGCAAACCGTCTACAAGATCACCTTCTCGGCGGCCGATGGACGCACGCGCGAAGCGACCCGCTCCGTGACCGTCCGCACCTTCTCCGACTTCGACCTGACGGCGTCCTCGGACGATGTCGCGCCGGGTACGCCGGTCACGTTGAGCTGGTCCGGAGCCTCGCTCGTGCCCGGCCAGGACGTGACCTTCCTCGCGGCGGCGCCGATGGTGCCCGTCACCTCGGCCTACGTGGACATCAGCGCCGATCCTGGCGCGACCCGGATCATCGCGGCGAACGTGACGAGCGACGATACCTGGGCGACCGTCAATCTTGCGACGGCAGCCCCCGGTTTCACGTTCCCCTACTTCGGCGGGACCTACGACAAGCTCCGGGTTGGCATCAAGGGGATCGTCTCCTTCGACACCACGCTCACCGGTAGCACCTACTACCACAACCAGCGTCTCCCGAAGGCCGACGACTCCGAGGGCCGGTACGGCCAGGTCGCGCTGGCCGCGTACTGGGGCGATCTGCAGACCCGCACCAACGGCGGGGTCTTCACCAAGTTCGTGCGGGGCTCGGACGGCCCCGACGCCTTCATCATCCAGTATCACCACATGACCGTCTGGTCGGCGACCACCGCGGACATCAACCTCCAGATCGTCCTGTACGCGGATGGCTCCATGGAATACCGCTATGGGAGCTTCAGCAACACCGACGCGGGTCACACCAACAGCACCCAGGGAGCCGCCAAGACCATCGGTTACCAGATGCCCGGTGGCATGATCGGTTACACGGTCCATTACGGCGGAGTGTGGACGAGCTCTCCCCCCGCCTCCGGAATCTTCCCCGCCGGGATCTCGAACAAGGCCTTCCGTTGGGAGCCGATGGACCCCGGGACGACCAGCATCGTGGTTCAGCCGTCTGAGACCACCGACTACACCGTCTGCGCGATCGTCGACGGATACCGGGAGTGCAGAACGGTCACTGTCCGGGCCGACTTCTCCATCGACTCGTTCACGACGAGCTCGGCAGGCATCGACCGGGGTCAAACGGTGGACCTCACCTGGGCCACGAAGGGCGGGGATGCGCTCTCTCTGAAGGCCAACGGCGTCGAGATCGCCAACGAGACCGACGTCGCCATGGCAGCGGGGAGCCTGACGCACACGCCGACCGCTACCACGACGTATGTCCTGGAGCTCCGAAACGACTACCTCCAGCGCACGATCACCTCGACGAAGACCGTCACCGTGACGCAGTTCGAGCTTTCGCTGACGGCGTCCGCGCCGTCCGTCGACCCGGGCGGATCGGTGACGCTCTCGTGGACTGCCGACATGTTCGCGGGCGAGCCGGTGGCGCTGACCACGCCCATGACTGAGGTCCTGCCGCCCTTCGTGGACATCTCCACGACCGGCGCTACCGAGATCATCGGCGCCAGTTCGGACTCCACCATGGCCGACGTTGCGTTCGCCGACGGGTTCACGTTCAACTACCTCGGGAAGCCGTACAGCGCGGTGCGCGTGTCGACCGACGGCTTCCTGACCTTCGATGCCACCGCCACCACGGCTGCGAGCAACTCCACGCTGCCGAGCACGGGCAACAAGAAGGTGCACCTGGCGCCGTTCTGGAAGGACCTCCACACCCGTACGAACGGAAGAGTCTACGCCCTCGCCACCGCAACGCAGGTCGTCGTCCAGTGGAGCCACATCAGCATGAACGCCGGCTCCACGGCCACGGCGGAGCATGACCTGAACTTCCAGGTCGTGCTCGGGGCCGACGGCTCCTTCGAGTACCGCTACGGGACGATGGCCGGTCTCACGGCGCCGAACACGTCGTCGAACTGCTACCCGACCACCTGCCTGAACGAGGCGAACGCTTCGTCGGCCACCATCGGCTACCAGGAACCGACCGGCGTCGCGGGATCGCTGCTCTACATGGGCGGCACGAGCAACTCGGCGAACAACTTCCCCTTCGCGGGAGGCCTGTCGAACCGCTCGTTCCGGTTCACGCCGTTCGCCGGTTCCGGCTCCGTGGTCGTGAATCCAGGGGACACGACGGGTTACCGGATCTGCGCGATCTCGGGGACCTTCATCGAGTGCACGGATCTCGTGACGGTCACGTCGGAGTGGAAGATCCTCTCCTTCGGCGCGAGCGCGTCGGTGGTGGAGCCCGGCCAGCCGGTCACGCTCTCCTGGGCGACCGTGGGCGGTGACGACATCCGCTTGAGCGCAACGGTAGGGACCACGGTGACGCCGTTGGACGTGTCCGGTCAGGCGGTGGGGTCGGGCAGCTTCTCCGCCACCCCGACCGCGAAGACCACGTACACCTTCGAGCTCCGGTCGATGGGCCGGATCAAGACCGCGACCCGGACCGTGGAGACCCGCAACGTCGCCGTGTCCCTCTCCGCGTCGACCACGACCGCTCTGCCGGGCGAGCCGGTGACCCTGACCTGGGACGTCACCTCCCTCGGCGGAGGGACGCCGGCGATGAGCTCCAACATCGTCGTGTCGGAGGTGGCCTCTGCCTACGAGGACATCACGACCTCGGGAGGGACGCTGCTGCAGAACCTCGGCCTGGGCGCCTCGACCAGCACGGGATACGCCACCGTGGACTTCTCCGCGGTCGGATTCAGCTTCCCGTACTTCGGTCAGATCTACGACCGGATCAAGGTGGGCAACCAGGGCATTCTCTCGTTCGACACCACCCTGGACGGCTACCGCTGGTCGAACTACTCGCTCCCCTCGACGGACACGAACGGGATCAAGGTCCACTTCGCGCCGTTCTGGGGTGACGTCCAGACCGCGGCGGCGGGGAGCGCGGCGCATCCGGACGGCGGCGTCTATGCCAAGTTCGTCTCGGAGCCCGGGACCGTCGATCACTACATCATCCAGTACCACCACCACCGGATCTACTCGGCCACAGACGGCGCCACCGACCTGAACTTCCAGGTGGTGCTCTTCGCCGACGGCGCGGTGGAGTACCGCTACGGGGACATGCTCCCGCTCACCGGGAACAACCCGGTCCTGGGCGGCTCGAAGACGATCGGCTTCCAGAAGCCGGGCGGCGGCTGGGGCTACAACGTCCACTACGGCAACTCCTCGACCACCACCTACCCCGGCGGCTTCGGTCACCGCTCGTTCCGGTACGAGCCGATGGATCCGAGCGGCTCGCGGACCGTCACCGCAAGCAAGACCACGACGTACAATCTCTGTGCCACCGAGGCCGGATACACGGAGTGCAAGGAGGTCACGGTCGTCGTTCCGGTGGCGGGTTCCGCGGCGATCACCGAGCTCATGCTGGACCCTGCGGGCGGCCCCGCGGCACGGTGGTTCCAAATCCGCAACCTCGAGAAGACTCCGATCGACCTCGAGGGCTGGGAGATCGTCTCCGGCGAGGGATCCCACGTGATCGCGGCGCCAGTTGTCGTCCCCGGCGGCGGCTTCGCCACCTTCGCTGCCTCCGGCGCGGCAGGCTTCACGCCCAACGTCACGTGGGGCAGCGACCTCGCGCTCGATCCGGCCGGTGGCAGCGTGGCGCTGAAGGCCGGCTCCTCGGTTGTCGCCTCCGTCACCTGGGGCCCGACCTGGACGATCCCTCACGGGATCACGCTCATCCTCGACCCCAGCTATCACGAGAAGGGCGCGGTCTCGAACGACGCCTTCTCGCGCTGGTGCCGCGGGACTGCGTCTGGTTCGCCGGGCTCGCTCGGCAAGGGCTGCAGGTTCCAGGGCTACGATCTCGATCTCGGCCAGCCCGTTCCCTTCATCGACATCCGGCAGACCGGCGTCACGGTGGATTCGATGAAGGCCAACGGCGTGAGGACCACCGTAGACCTTCCGTTCTCCATGCCGATCTTCGGCACGAGCGCCAACCGCATCATCGTGAGCTCGACCGGCTGGATTTCCTTCAATGCCAGCCAAACGCTGACGGGAGGTCACTACTTCGCGCCGACCGCACTCCCTCGTCCGTCGACTGACACGCCGGAGGGCCCGATCTTCGCCGCCTTCTGGGACGACCTCGGCTGCAGCCAGACTGGCGCATGGGACTGGCAGTACGAGCACCGGACGCTAGGAGCGAACCAGGTCACGATCCTGCAGTGGAACAACTACGCCCGCTGCAGCAACACCGGCGGCACGACATTCCAGGTCCAGCTCTCGTCGAACGGCGACATGGCCGTGGTCTTCCGCGACATCGTGGCCGCCGCGGGCAGCTCGGCATGGGACGTGTACAACGGGAGCAACGCCTGGATCGGCCTCGAGGGGCCGGATCGGACCCAGCCGATTACGGCGCTCTACAAGACGGTGAAGCCGCTCGCGGGTCGCTCGTTCCGCTTCATCAAGAGGTAG